A window of Polaribacter litorisediminis contains these coding sequences:
- a CDS encoding trans-sulfuration enzyme family protein, translating to MKDSKKLGINTTCVHTGEVKDEQFKGAISPIYMATSYAFDNVDVKRYPRYYNTPNQEMLCKKIAALEHTEDALIFTSGMAAISSAMFAFLQKGDHVIIQQVIYGGTYNLIVTEFDKYGIEYSFTESDSADDFTPLIQDNTKIIYIETPSNPLLGVTDMKAIAKIAKENNIVTMIDNTFASPINQMPVEFGIDIIIHSATKYMGGHSDISAGAIAASKEHIALIWKTAINLGGNLSDQTVWLLERSLKTLNLRVKEQTKNAQIMAEYLEQNPNIDTVYYPGLKSNPQYELAKKQMKGFGAMLSFELQEGIDAMQFQNYLQLIKPSMSLAGLESTTVSPAQTTHALLSEVERLERGIKDGLIRFSVGIEEAEDLIADIEQAINKVKN from the coding sequence GGCAACTTCTTATGCTTTTGATAATGTTGATGTAAAACGATATCCACGTTATTATAATACGCCAAATCAAGAAATGTTATGTAAAAAAATTGCAGCATTAGAGCATACCGAAGATGCCTTAATTTTTACGTCTGGTATGGCAGCAATTTCGTCAGCCATGTTTGCTTTCTTGCAAAAAGGAGATCACGTAATTATTCAACAAGTAATTTATGGAGGCACGTATAATTTAATCGTTACAGAATTTGATAAATACGGAATAGAATATTCTTTTACAGAAAGCGATTCAGCAGATGATTTTACACCTTTGATTCAAGATAATACAAAGATTATTTATATTGAAACACCTTCCAACCCATTATTAGGAGTTACAGATATGAAAGCAATTGCTAAAATTGCAAAAGAAAATAATATTGTAACCATGATTGATAATACGTTTGCATCACCTATTAATCAAATGCCTGTTGAATTTGGTATTGATATTATTATACATTCTGCAACCAAATATATGGGCGGTCATTCTGATATTTCTGCAGGTGCAATTGCCGCCTCTAAAGAGCATATTGCATTGATTTGGAAAACGGCTATAAATTTAGGTGGTAATTTAAGCGATCAAACCGTTTGGTTATTAGAGCGGAGTTTAAAAACATTAAATCTACGGGTAAAAGAGCAAACAAAAAATGCTCAAATTATGGCGGAATATCTAGAACAAAACCCTAATATTGATACCGTTTATTATCCAGGATTAAAAAGTAATCCGCAGTATGAATTGGCTAAAAAACAAATGAAAGGTTTTGGTGCCATGCTCTCTTTTGAACTTCAAGAAGGAATTGATGCCATGCAATTTCAAAACTATTTACAATTGATAAAACCTTCTATGAGTTTAGCCGGTTTAGAGAGCACAACAGTAAGCCCTGCACAAACAACACATGCTTTATTAAGTGAAGTAGAGCGTTTAGAAAGAGGTATAAAAGACGGATTAATTCGTTTTTCTGTGGGTATTGAGGAAGCAGAAGATTTAATTGCAGATATTGAACAAGCCATAAATAAAGTAAAGAATTAA
- the pckA gene encoding phosphoenolpyruvate carboxykinase (ATP), with protein sequence MKTQSIIPKKSDLGIYGIKNSTVNWNLSPEELQKITIEKGMGKETKNGTLAINTGTFTGRSPQDRFIVKDKYTADKVWWGKTNKPVSSENFDKLEQNVLSYLSNRELYVRDGYVCADPTFRTDIRTITEYPWSNSFVYNMFLRLTEDEHVAFDEDWLVLCAPGYICDDPEAYGIRQGNFSIINFTKKIALIGGSAYTGEIKKGIFSALNLILPVERNVLPMHCSANVGEDGDTAIFFGLSGTGKTTLSADPKRKLIGDDEHGWTAENNIFNFEGGCYAKVIDLSEEKEPDIFRAIKPGALLENIVFDKNGDVDYMDSSITQNTRVSYPIYHIDNIKEPSFAGNPKNIFFLTCDAFGVLPPVSKLTPGQAAYHFISGYTAKVAGTEAGITEPVPSFSACFGEPFMPLHPAKYAEMLSKKMTEAGVNVWLLNTGWSGGPYGVGSRIKLKYTRAMITEILKGSLDNVEYEQHPIFGLYMPKYCPNVPIEMLDPMNTWLQKGAYISKAIQLSHYFHLNFEKFTAEASEQIMEGGPLIDEHHHLEHL encoded by the coding sequence ATGAAAACGCAATCAATTATTCCAAAAAAATCAGATTTAGGAATCTATGGGATTAAAAACTCAACAGTTAACTGGAATTTATCTCCGGAAGAACTGCAGAAGATAACCATAGAAAAAGGAATGGGTAAAGAGACAAAAAATGGAACTTTAGCTATTAACACGGGTACGTTTACAGGTAGGTCTCCACAAGATCGTTTTATTGTAAAAGATAAATATACAGCAGATAAAGTTTGGTGGGGCAAAACAAATAAACCAGTTTCTTCAGAGAACTTTGATAAATTAGAGCAAAATGTTTTATCTTATTTATCTAATAGAGAATTATATGTAAGAGATGGTTATGTTTGTGCAGACCCAACTTTTAGAACAGATATTAGAACAATCACAGAATACCCTTGGTCTAATTCGTTTGTTTACAATATGTTTTTAAGACTCACAGAAGATGAACATGTTGCTTTTGATGAAGATTGGTTAGTTTTATGTGCTCCAGGATATATTTGCGATGATCCTGAAGCATACGGAATTCGTCAAGGAAATTTCTCAATCATTAACTTTACAAAAAAAATAGCTTTAATTGGGGGTTCTGCGTATACAGGAGAAATAAAAAAAGGAATTTTTTCTGCTTTAAACTTAATTTTACCTGTTGAAAGAAATGTTTTACCAATGCATTGTTCTGCAAACGTTGGCGAAGATGGTGATACAGCCATTTTCTTCGGATTGTCTGGAACAGGAAAAACTACTTTATCTGCAGATCCTAAAAGAAAATTAATCGGTGATGATGAACATGGCTGGACAGCAGAAAACAATATTTTTAACTTTGAAGGTGGTTGTTATGCAAAAGTAATTGATTTATCAGAAGAAAAAGAACCCGATATTTTTAGAGCTATTAAACCAGGTGCTTTGTTAGAAAATATTGTTTTTGATAAAAATGGCGATGTTGATTATATGGATAGTTCGATTACACAAAACACGCGGGTAAGCTACCCAATATACCATATCGACAATATAAAGGAACCTTCATTTGCAGGAAACCCTAAAAATATTTTCTTTTTAACATGTGATGCTTTTGGTGTTTTGCCTCCTGTTTCTAAATTAACTCCAGGGCAAGCAGCGTATCACTTTATTTCTGGCTATACTGCAAAAGTTGCAGGTACTGAAGCTGGAATTACCGAGCCTGTTCCTTCTTTTTCAGCTTGTTTTGGCGAACCCTTTATGCCTTTACACCCAGCTAAATATGCAGAAATGTTAAGTAAAAAAATGACGGAAGCTGGTGTAAATGTTTGGTTGCTGAACACAGGTTGGTCTGGCGGACCTTATGGTGTTGGTTCTCGTATTAAATTAAAATATACAAGAGCAATGATTACCGAAATTTTAAAAGGTAGTTTAGATAATGTTGAATATGAACAACACCCAATTTTTGGCTTATATATGCCTAAATATTGCCCTAATGTTCCGATTGAAATGTTAGACCCAATGAATACTTGGTTACAAAAAGGTGCATATATAAGCAAAGCAATTCAATTGTCTCATTATTTCCATTTAAACTTTGAGAAATTTACAGCAGAAGCTTCTGAACAAATTATGGAAGGCGGCCCCTTAATTGATGAACATCATCATTTAGAACACTTGTAA
- a CDS encoding SLC13 family permease, translating into MMYLMFTILIITIALFVWGKYSPDVVALVSMLSLFLCGVLDLKETLSGFSNPTVIMIAALFIIGEGLSQTGWTALAGKKLIELAGKSIPKLLVIITLGSGVLSGFVSNTGTVATLLPATISSAWSIGTMPSKILIPVAFGSNTGGLLTLTGTPPNIIANNALIEAGFEGFSFFEFGLIGLPLLIIAILYFRYIGFKLLPENKTNNKPINIDATLHEWISAYKIDNDYYRLRIRSISPLLNTKISDWDLEKKYKVNIIRLKRRHPNRLKGTQPFIELPEESTELRYHDIITVKGHTEDINKLMITFRLGLLAKESAKTELRHNLINQEVGMSEVIVTQQSFLVGREIKLHEYFKRYGIQLLATSRHQKPFLKDVLTVEAGDSFIIRGTWENIENLEGQHKHVVIVGRPDEMLKDVDELTPKSFIALGALILMIVLLVLKVVPGSIAALISAGIVLFSGCVPFSKAYKSISFTSVIMIAAMIPMGLAIQKTGAAEMISNSLISVLGSDNPTLLLGGIFLLTTTFSQFINNSATAVLMAPIVLLAASTLNISPEPLLITIAISASTAFLTPIGTTTNAMVMSSGDYKFLDYFKVGLPLLILFLITTLILVPIIWPF; encoded by the coding sequence ATGATGTATTTAATGTTTACCATTTTAATTATTACCATTGCTTTATTTGTTTGGGGAAAATATTCTCCAGATGTTGTTGCATTGGTTTCTATGTTAAGTTTATTTTTATGCGGTGTACTAGATTTAAAAGAAACCCTAAGCGGTTTTAGCAATCCAACGGTGATTATGATTGCGGCTTTATTCATTATCGGAGAAGGCTTATCTCAAACAGGCTGGACGGCTTTAGCAGGTAAAAAATTGATTGAATTAGCAGGTAAAAGCATCCCTAAATTACTAGTAATTATAACTTTAGGATCAGGAGTACTTTCTGGTTTTGTAAGCAATACAGGTACCGTTGCTACTTTATTACCCGCAACAATTTCTTCTGCTTGGAGTATTGGAACCATGCCTTCTAAAATATTAATTCCTGTCGCTTTTGGATCAAATACTGGTGGATTATTAACCTTAACAGGAACACCTCCCAATATCATTGCAAATAATGCTTTAATAGAAGCTGGTTTTGAAGGATTTTCTTTCTTCGAGTTTGGTTTAATCGGTTTGCCTCTTTTAATTATTGCTATTTTATATTTTAGATATATTGGTTTTAAATTACTTCCTGAAAATAAAACAAATAACAAACCCATCAATATCGATGCTACTTTGCACGAATGGATTTCAGCATATAAAATAGATAATGATTATTATAGATTAAGAATTAGATCTATATCTCCGTTGTTAAATACAAAAATATCTGATTGGGATTTAGAAAAAAAATATAAAGTAAATATTATCCGTTTAAAAAGAAGACATCCAAATAGATTAAAAGGCACGCAACCTTTTATAGAGTTACCAGAGGAAAGTACAGAACTTAGATATCATGATATTATTACCGTAAAAGGGCATACAGAAGATATTAACAAGTTGATGATTACTTTTAGGTTGGGCTTATTGGCAAAAGAATCTGCAAAAACTGAATTGAGACATAATTTAATTAATCAAGAAGTAGGTATGTCTGAAGTTATTGTAACGCAACAATCTTTTTTAGTGGGAAGAGAAATAAAATTACACGAGTATTTTAAAAGATACGGAATTCAATTATTAGCAACATCAAGACATCAAAAACCATTTTTAAAAGATGTTTTAACCGTAGAAGCCGGAGATAGTTTTATTATTAGAGGTACCTGGGAAAATATCGAAAACCTAGAAGGGCAGCACAAGCATGTTGTTATAGTGGGTAGACCGGATGAAATGTTAAAAGATGTAGACGAATTAACCCCTAAATCTTTTATTGCACTCGGAGCTTTGATTTTAATGATTGTACTGTTAGTTTTAAAAGTTGTTCCGGGTTCAATTGCAGCATTAATTTCTGCAGGAATTGTATTGTTTTCAGGTTGTGTGCCATTTTCTAAAGCATATAAAAGTATCAGTTTTACAAGTGTAATTATGATTGCTGCTATGATACCGATGGGACTTGCTATTCAAAAAACAGGTGCAGCAGAAATGATTTCTAATTCTTTAATTAGTGTTTTAGGGAGCGATAACCCTACACTTTTATTAGGTGGAATTTTCTTATTAACAACAACATTTAGTCAATTTATAAATAACTCGGCAACTGCGGTTTTAATGGCTCCGATTGTATTATTAGCGGCAAGCACTTTAAATATATCACCAGAACCCTTACTAATTACAATTGCAATTAGTGCATCAACAGCATTTTTAACGCCAATAGGCACCACAACAAACGCTATGGTAATGAGTTCTGGCGACTATAAATTTTTAGATTATTTTAAAGTAGGATTGCCTCTTTTAATCCTGTTTTTAATTACAACCTTAATTCTCGTGCCAATTATTTGGCCATTTTAA
- the bshB1 gene encoding bacillithiol biosynthesis deacetylase BshB1 has product MKLDIVAFGAHPDDVELSCGATIAKEISLGKKVGIVDLTRGELGTRGSADLRDIEAANAAKILGVSVRENLRFADGFFTNDKTHQLEVIKMIRKYQPEIVFCNAIDDRHIDHPKGSQLVSDACFLSGLVKIETEVDGKKQEKWRPKHVYHYIQWKNIEPHFVVDVTGFIDKKTASILAYSSQFYDPKSKEPETPITSKNFKESINYRGKELGRLIGVAHAEGFTSERYIAVENLDKLI; this is encoded by the coding sequence ATGAAATTAGATATAGTAGCTTTTGGAGCACATCCGGATGATGTAGAATTGAGCTGTGGAGCAACAATTGCGAAAGAAATTTCTTTAGGAAAAAAAGTGGGAATTGTAGATTTAACTCGAGGCGAATTAGGTACTCGTGGTTCTGCTGATTTAAGAGATATAGAAGCTGCCAATGCTGCAAAAATATTAGGCGTTTCTGTTCGTGAAAATTTACGCTTTGCGGATGGATTTTTTACAAATGATAAAACGCATCAATTAGAAGTGATAAAGATGATTCGTAAATATCAACCAGAAATAGTCTTTTGTAATGCTATTGATGATAGGCATATTGATCATCCTAAAGGAAGTCAATTAGTTTCTGACGCTTGTTTTTTAAGCGGATTGGTGAAAATAGAAACGGAAGTTGACGGCAAGAAACAAGAAAAATGGAGGCCTAAACATGTATACCACTATATACAATGGAAAAACATAGAACCTCATTTTGTAGTTGATGTTACTGGTTTTATTGATAAAAAAACGGCATCTATTTTGGCGTATTCTTCTCAGTTTTACGATCCAAAAAGTAAAGAACCTGAAACGCCTATTACAAGTAAAAATTTTAAAGAAAGTATTAATTATAGAGGCAAGGAGCTAGGGAGACTAATTGGTGTTGCTCATGCAGAAGGTTTTACGTCAGAGCGTTATATAGCCGTAGAAAATTTAGATAAATTAATTTGA
- a CDS encoding LytR/AlgR family response regulator transcription factor: protein MKTYTAIVVDDIPEALQMLCKDVEKYHPEIEIIGKANSVISAAKLLQKRHPDILFLDIMLGDGTGFDILEIVPNLRSKIIFVTASDEYAIKAFKFAAIDYILKPYANEDLANAIKKAKEQMQPNKEQIAVLQDSIKNPNRISQKISLHTSEKIIVVQISEILRCKSDNNYTTFYLENKQKILVSKTLKYYADMLKEHQFLRVHQSHLINIKYIKEFIKSDGGYLILKDRTNIPVSVRKRNEVVETLNNLK from the coding sequence ATGAAAACATATACAGCTATTGTAGTAGACGATATTCCTGAAGCTTTACAAATGCTTTGTAAGGATGTTGAGAAATATCATCCTGAAATTGAAATTATTGGAAAGGCCAATAGTGTAATTTCAGCGGCTAAATTATTACAAAAAAGGCATCCAGATATTTTGTTTTTAGATATTATGCTCGGCGATGGAACTGGTTTTGATATTCTAGAAATAGTGCCCAATTTAAGATCAAAAATAATATTTGTGACTGCAAGTGATGAGTATGCCATTAAGGCTTTTAAATTTGCTGCGATTGATTATATTTTAAAACCCTACGCTAATGAAGATTTGGCGAATGCTATTAAAAAAGCAAAAGAACAAATGCAACCAAACAAAGAACAAATCGCTGTTTTACAAGACTCTATCAAAAATCCGAATAGAATATCACAAAAAATATCTTTGCATACTTCAGAAAAAATTATAGTAGTTCAAATTTCAGAAATTTTAAGATGCAAGTCAGATAATAATTACACAACTTTCTACCTAGAAAACAAACAGAAAATATTGGTTTCTAAAACCTTAAAATATTATGCCGATATGTTAAAAGAACATCAATTTTTAAGAGTACATCAAAGTCATTTAATCAATATAAAATATATCAAAGAATTTATAAAATCTGATGGAGGTTACCTCATTTTAAAAGATAGAACTAATATTCCTGTTTCTGTTAGAAAAAGAAATGAAGTAGTAGAAACTTTAAATAATTTAAAATAA
- a CDS encoding metallophosphoesterase, producing MQRRKFIKKALIATFGLGFIGGTYSWQIEPFWLEFVHKKMPIKNLPENLIGKTLLQISDIHIGNRFNYQYIIDSFVKAKAYNPDFVVYTGDFVDHGDKAQAAKLAEVFKHAVKGKLGTAGVLGNHDYGHNWSEQNVANTITAILENAGIKILGNEQYNFNGLHIIGLDDFWGLNFNPKKIMNKHNAKNANVVLCHNPDVCDLDVWNNYEGWILAGHTHGGQVKPPFLNPPILPVKNKEYIAGEITLKEGRTLYINRALGNLHQIRFNVRPEITVFKLEKIT from the coding sequence ATGCAAAGAAGAAAATTTATTAAAAAAGCACTTATCGCAACTTTTGGGTTAGGATTTATTGGCGGCACCTATTCCTGGCAAATTGAACCTTTTTGGTTAGAATTTGTTCATAAAAAAATGCCCATAAAAAATCTACCTGAAAATTTAATTGGAAAAACACTCCTTCAAATTAGTGATATTCATATTGGTAATCGGTTTAATTATCAATATATAATCGACTCTTTTGTAAAAGCAAAAGCATACAATCCAGATTTTGTAGTATATACCGGAGATTTTGTTGATCATGGAGACAAAGCTCAAGCTGCCAAATTAGCTGAAGTTTTTAAACATGCTGTAAAAGGGAAATTAGGAACTGCAGGGGTTTTAGGAAATCATGATTATGGTCATAATTGGTCGGAACAAAATGTGGCAAATACCATTACTGCTATCCTAGAAAATGCGGGAATAAAAATTTTGGGAAATGAGCAATATAATTTCAATGGATTGCATATTATTGGTTTGGATGATTTTTGGGGATTAAATTTTAATCCTAAAAAAATAATGAACAAACACAATGCTAAAAATGCTAATGTGGTTTTATGTCACAACCCAGATGTTTGTGATTTAGATGTTTGGAACAACTATGAAGGTTGGATTTTAGCAGGGCATACACACGGTGGTCAAGTAAAACCTCCTTTTTTAAATCCGCCTATTTTACCGGTAAAAAACAAAGAATATATTGCTGGAGAAATTACTTTAAAAGAAGGCAGAACACTCTATATTAATAGAGCTTTAGGAAACCTACATCAAATACGATTTAATGTAAGGCCAGAAATAACAGTTTTTAAATTAGAAAAAATAACGTAA
- a CDS encoding sensor histidine kinase produces MSLNTKINYFFILLFSAQIYAQQTSIKNISTDDGLPTNIIYDLTQDEIGYLWMATHAGLVKFDGNDFSQINKLKTNSIFIKNKIIYAGLENGLFIKNKSKEQIFESKKVLKIFSNHINIFVGTTEGIYLLKENSLQPIKINSILDFSIINDLIFYENSFYIASNNGLWKLDDLLKPKNIYKVLEENIISLEKFEDRMIAASLQNGLYIIDGKSVVQKITTLENITAVKKLKNEIWVTSKSDGIEVFVLPSFSFKQKINKYNSLNTNSIANVFKDNLNTTWIATNKGLSKIITTNQFTSFEKKPTIHFEHLAVNHQYKDSLLFNKKIKFLNSDNNIAITFKSVNLLKPKKIQYRYQLVNGFSPWSKNNTVQFPNLTSGRYQFQVQSKIEDKKSNMKSLSFTVEAPFYQKAWFIFTCIISLLLIGYLSLDYYLRKIHKNHQEKLNKLKVKNRVLSLEQKALQLQMNPHFIFNVLNGIKALGNSGKTEELNTTISKFSVLLRGILNNSRKEEITLQEEIKLLKNYIELEQRMSSKSFTYDIETNLNNIDADEILIPTMLLQPFIENCIQHAFQKNTLGKIIIKFEVKHHFLNFLILDNGIGIRESKKRKENSNHISVALKVFKERIENITTKNSFSIDEIIEDSVIKGTKIWFKIPLKTDY; encoded by the coding sequence ATGTCTCTTAATACGAAAATTAATTATTTTTTTATCCTACTTTTTAGCGCTCAGATATATGCGCAACAAACAAGCATTAAAAATATTTCTACGGATGATGGTTTGCCCACAAATATCATTTATGATCTAACACAAGATGAAATTGGTTATTTATGGATGGCTACTCATGCAGGTTTGGTAAAATTTGATGGAAATGATTTCTCTCAGATTAACAAGTTAAAAACCAATAGTATTTTCATTAAAAACAAGATTATTTATGCTGGTTTAGAAAACGGATTATTCATTAAAAACAAGTCGAAAGAGCAAATTTTTGAATCTAAAAAAGTCCTAAAAATATTTTCTAATCATATAAATATTTTTGTTGGCACCACAGAGGGAATTTATCTTTTAAAAGAAAACTCCCTGCAACCTATTAAAATTAATTCTATATTAGATTTCTCTATAATTAATGATCTAATTTTTTATGAGAATTCCTTTTATATAGCTTCTAACAATGGGTTATGGAAATTAGATGATTTGCTAAAACCTAAAAACATTTATAAAGTTTTAGAAGAAAATATCATTTCTTTAGAAAAATTTGAGGATAGAATGATTGCAGCAAGTCTACAAAATGGTTTATATATCATTGATGGAAAGTCTGTAGTACAAAAAATTACAACTTTAGAAAATATAACGGCAGTAAAAAAACTAAAAAATGAAATTTGGGTAACTTCAAAATCAGACGGAATAGAAGTTTTTGTGCTTCCCTCCTTTTCTTTTAAACAAAAAATAAACAAGTACAACTCTTTAAATACCAACTCTATAGCAAACGTTTTTAAAGATAATTTAAATACTACTTGGATTGCCACAAATAAAGGATTGTCTAAAATAATTACAACAAATCAATTCACTAGCTTTGAAAAAAAACCAACAATTCACTTTGAGCATTTGGCAGTAAATCATCAATATAAAGATTCTTTACTATTCAATAAAAAAATAAAATTCTTAAATTCTGATAACAATATTGCGATCACTTTTAAATCTGTGAATCTATTAAAGCCTAAAAAAATACAATACCGTTATCAATTGGTGAATGGCTTTTCTCCTTGGTCAAAAAACAATACCGTTCAATTTCCGAACTTAACTAGCGGCAGATATCAATTTCAAGTGCAATCTAAAATAGAAGATAAAAAGAGTAACATGAAATCTCTTTCTTTTACAGTAGAGGCTCCTTTTTATCAAAAAGCATGGTTTATTTTTACGTGTATAATTTCCTTATTATTGATTGGTTATCTCTCTTTAGATTACTATTTAAGAAAGATTCATAAGAATCATCAAGAAAAACTAAACAAATTAAAAGTAAAAAATCGAGTATTGTCTTTAGAGCAAAAAGCGTTGCAATTGCAAATGAATCCACATTTTATATTTAATGTTTTAAACGGAATTAAAGCCCTCGGTAATTCGGGTAAAACCGAAGAGTTAAATACGACTATTTCAAAATTTTCAGTTTTGTTAAGAGGTATTTTAAATAATTCTAGAAAAGAAGAAATTACCTTACAAGAAGAAATTAAGCTGTTAAAAAATTATATTGAGTTAGAGCAACGAATGAGTTCTAAATCATTTACTTATGATATAGAAACAAATTTAAATAATATTGACGCAGATGAAATTTTAATTCCGACTATGCTTCTACAACCTTTTATAGAAAACTGTATCCAGCATGCATTTCAAAAAAATACTTTAGGAAAAATCATCATAAAGTTTGAGGTAAAACATCATTTTTTAAATTTTTTAATCCTTGATAATGGCATAGGAATTCGGGAATCGAAAAAAAGAAAAGAAAATTCTAATCATATTTCGGTAGCTTTAAAAGTATTTAAAGAGAGAATAGAAAATATTACAACAAAAAATTCATTTTCTATTGATGAAATTATCGAAGATTCTGTAATTAAAGGAACTAAAATTTGGTTCAAAATTCCGTTAAAAACAGATTATTAA
- a CDS encoding substrate-binding domain-containing protein has translation MTNLKVGGVPEHFNYPWYITLKNKEYHKHDINLRWQDYHGGTGQMCKALRNGSVDIAIVLTEGIIKDIADGNPSKIVQTYVKTPLIWGIHVNASSTFKKIEDLEDATIAISRFGSGSHLMAIVNAHNQGWDIDALKFKVIGNLQGGIDALTNGEADYFMWEHFTTKPFVDNGTFRRIDDCPTPWPCFVIAVRNEVLENNSDEIKKVLAIINSETEDFKKIDAIDKTLAKRYKQQLEDIQDWLKITEWNDGSPITKNLITRIQNKMIKFNVINEKRNSGDFIKNL, from the coding sequence ATGACGAACCTTAAAGTGGGTGGTGTTCCAGAACATTTTAACTATCCTTGGTACATTACCCTTAAAAATAAAGAGTATCATAAACACGATATCAATCTTCGTTGGCAAGATTATCATGGGGGCACCGGACAAATGTGCAAAGCGTTAAGAAATGGTTCTGTTGATATCGCGATTGTTTTAACAGAGGGAATTATTAAAGATATTGCTGATGGAAATCCGTCTAAAATTGTACAAACGTATGTAAAAACTCCTCTAATTTGGGGAATCCATGTAAACGCATCATCTACTTTCAAAAAAATTGAAGATTTAGAGGATGCCACGATTGCAATTAGTAGATTTGGTTCGGGCTCTCATTTAATGGCAATCGTAAACGCACACAATCAAGGGTGGGATATTGATGCATTAAAATTTAAAGTCATTGGCAATTTGCAAGGAGGAATTGATGCACTTACAAATGGGGAGGCAGACTATTTTATGTGGGAACATTTTACAACAAAACCGTTTGTAGATAATGGTACTTTTAGAAGGATTGATGATTGTCCAACTCCTTGGCCTTGTTTTGTAATTGCTGTTAGAAATGAAGTTTTAGAAAATAATTCTGATGAAATAAAAAAAGTTTTAGCGATTATAAATAGTGAAACAGAAGACTTTAAAAAAATTGATGCTATTGATAAAACATTGGCAAAGAGATACAAGCAACAATTAGAAGACATTCAAGACTGGTTAAAAATTACGGAATGGAATGATGGTTCTCCTATCACTAAAAACTTAATTACTCGCATTCAAAATAAAATGATAAAATTTAACGTTATCAATGAGAAGAGAAATTCAGGAGATTTCATCAAAAATTTATAA
- a CDS encoding nucleoside phosphorylase: MPIKQSELILNPDESVYHLNIKPAHIASTIIFVGDQDRVDKITQYFDSIEFTTQKREFKTATGHYKGKRLTVISTGIGPDNIDIVVNELDALVNINLETREIKKNHTSLNIIRIGTSGSLQKEIPINSFLLSSHGLDLNGLLHSYQIDEISNPEIEAAFVKHTNWSSKKSYPIVISNGDTLANKMASKKVYQGITATAGGFYGPQGRVLRLAIQDPNLNHKIDSFNFNGNKITNLEMETSAIYGLCKLLGHNAVSMNAIIANRANGTFSENPGKIVIDLIEYTLQKLVE, encoded by the coding sequence ATGCCGATAAAACAATCTGAATTAATATTAAATCCTGATGAAAGTGTTTATCATTTAAATATAAAACCAGCGCATATTGCTTCGACTATTATTTTTGTAGGAGATCAAGATCGTGTGGATAAAATTACACAATATTTTGATTCTATTGAATTTACAACTCAAAAAAGAGAGTTTAAAACAGCTACAGGCCACTATAAAGGAAAAAGATTAACGGTAATTTCTACGGGTATTGGTCCTGATAATATAGACATTGTTGTAAATGAATTAGATGCTTTGGTGAATATTAATTTAGAAACTAGAGAAATCAAGAAAAATCATACCTCCTTAAATATTATACGAATCGGAACCTCTGGCTCTCTCCAAAAAGAAATTCCTATTAATTCTTTTCTGTTAAGTTCTCATGGTTTAGATTTAAATGGATTGCTTCATTCTTATCAAATAGATGAAATTTCTAATCCTGAAATTGAAGCTGCTTTTGTAAAACATACCAATTGGAGTTCTAAAAAAAGTTATCCTATAGTAATTTCTAATGGTGATACATTAGCAAATAAGATGGCATCAAAAAAAGTATATCAAGGAATTACCGCTACTGCAGGTGGTTTTTATGGCCCTCAAGGTAGGGTTTTAAGGTTAGCAATTCAAGATCCGAATTTAAATCATAAAATTGATAGTTTTAATTTTAATGGAAATAAAATTACGAATCTAGAGATGGAAACTTCTGCAATTTATGGCTTGTGTAAATTATTGGGGCACAATGCTGTTTCTATGAATGCAATTATTGCGAATAGAGCAAATGGTACTTTTAGTGAGAACCCTGGTAAAATTGTTATAGATTTAATTGAATATACATTGCAAAAATTAGTTGAATAA